TTCGGACTTGGATACTTTAGCATACCCGTATCCTGGAACGTCAACAAAATGAAGCATTTCATTGATTAAGTAAAAATTCAAGGTCTGTGTCTTACCAGGCTTGGAAGACGTTCTGGCAAGGCTTTTCCGGTTAAGCATTTTATTGATAAAAGAGGATTTACCAACATTCGATCGGCCTGCAAGGGCGAATTCCGGAAGATTACTTTCCGGATATTGATTCGGCTTAACGGCACTGATCACGATTTCTGCACTATTTACTTTCATTGAGAATCACCGCTGGCGAGAGCGTGCTTCAGTACTTCATCTAAATGAGAAACTAACACAAATTCAAGCTCCTTACGTACACTTTCTGGAATATCATCAATATCTTTTTCATTATCCTTTGGACAAATAACCTTTGTTAGGCCTGCTCTGTGGGCGCTCAAAGATTTTTCCTTGAGACCGCCAATTGGCAATACACGTCCTCTAAGCGTTATTTCTCCTGTCATTCCCACTTCCCTGCGGATCGGTTTTCCTGACAGAGCAGATACAAGCGCAGTTGCAATCGTAATACCCGCTGAAGGACCATCTTTCGGAACAGCACCCTCAGGAACATGGATATGGATATCATTTTTTTCATGGAAGTCCGGGTCAATGTCCAGCTCCTTCGCCTTTGAACGCACATAGCTGAAGGCAGCCTGGGCAGATTCCTTCATAACATCCCCAAGCTTTCCAGTAAGGACGAGCTTGCCCTTTCCTGGCGACAGGGAAACTTCTATTTGGAGTGTATCGCCACCAACTGTTGTATAAGCGAGACCAGTGGCAACACCTATCTGGTCTTCCAACTCAGCCTGACCATACCTGAACTTCGTTTTTCCAAGGAAGTCCTCTACGTTCTTCTCGCTAACGATCACACGTTTTTTCTCTCCAGAAACAACGATTTTCGCAGTTTTTCTGCAGATTGATGCGAGCTGCCTCTCAAGGGAGCGCACACCAGATTCCCGTGTATAATAACGAATTACTTTCGTAATCGCTTCATCCTTCATCTGAAGCTGGGATTTTGACAGACCATGGTCCTTGATTTGTCTTGGAAGGAGATGATCCTTGGCTATGTGCAGCTTTTCCTGCTCTGTATAGCCTGCAATATTGATAATCTCCATTCTGTCGAGCAATGGGCCAGGTACTGTTGAAAGATTATTGGCTGTAGCGATGAACATTACTTTTGAAAGGTCATATGGCTCTTCAATGTAATGATCGCTGAAATTATGATTTTGTTCGGGATCGAGCACCTCTAGCATCGCTGAAGAAGGATCTCCGCGGAAATCATTGGACATTTTATCGATTTCATCGAGAAGGAACACTGGGTTGATCGTTCCAGCTTTCTTCATTCCCTGGATGACCCTGCCCGGCATAGCACCGACATAAGTCCTTCTGTGGCCGCGAATTTCTGACTCATCACGGACACCGCCTAAAGACACCCTTACAAAATTACGGTTCAGGGATTTAGCGATCGACCTGGCCAAGCTTGTTTTACCGACTCCCGGAGGTCCAGCCAGACAAAGGATTGGTCCTTTTAATGAGTTCGTCAGCTTCTGGACAGCAAGATACTCAAGAACCCTTTCCTTTACTTTTTCCAGTCCGTAATGGTCCTTATCAAGGATCTTTTCAGCTTTGCTGATATCAAGATCATCCTCTGTCGACTTTGACCAAGGCAAAGCAACAAGCCATTCAATATAATTGCGGATTACTGCGCTTTCTGCAGAAGTCGTCGGCACCTTTTCGTAACGATCGAGTTCCTTCAAAGCAGTTTCCTTCACATTTTCAGGCATTCCGGCAAGCTCGATTTTTTCGGTAAGCTCAGCAATTTCTCCTGTCTTTCCTTCCTTCTCACCAAGCTCCTTCTGTATGGCCTTCATCTGTTCACGCAAATAATATTCCTTTTGCGTACGTTCCATGGAACGCTTTACACGCTGGCCAATCTTTTTCTCGAGGCCAAGCACTTCTTTTTCATTATGGATGATTTCAATGACACGATTCATCCGGTCCTTGATGTCAATCGTCTCGAGAATTTCCTGCTTCTCTTTAAGTTTAAGCGGAAGATGGGAAGCGATGATATCAGCCATCCTGCCCGGCTCTTCAATATCAGAAACAGATGCATACGTTTCCGCAGAGATTTTCTTGGACATTTTTATGTATTGTTCGAAATACTCGAGCATTGTCCTCATTAATGCTTCATCTTCGACATCCTTTGTTTCATCATCTTCAAAGGTTCTTACTTTACAGGAATAATGGTCATTCTCATCAAAAAGTTCAATGATCTCAGCTCTGGACAATCCTTCAACCAACACGCGGATCGTTCCGTTAGGGAGCTTCAGCATTTGTTTGACGCGAGTCAATGTACCCATCTGGTACAAGTCCTCCTCGCCTGGTTCATCTATGGATATATCCTTTTGGGTTGTGAGATAGATTAAATGGTCATCCACCATTGCCTTCTCCAATGCCTGTACCGATTTTTCTCGTCCTACATCCAAATGCAGAACCATCGTCGGGTACACAAGCAAACCGCGCAGCGGCAGAAGTGGGACAGTGTGCTCATTCTTATTCGCCATGACATTGCACCTCCAACATGCATTGTATCAAACCATAAGTATAATATACTTTGTTGTTCAATTCTATCGTATTTAATTTCAAGTGTCTAATAACAAGAGCAGGTAGCACCGTTTTGCCTCATTGATTAGTATCCTGATATTTATGTGAAAATATGTCCACATCTGAAGTTACTTTCAAAACCAAACGGAGTCGTATTTTTTTGAAAATAGCAACTTCAGCATCGCAACCTTCATTACACCCTCTTTCCTTTTTCAGGGAAAAATAAACACGGTTTTAATGTTCGGTTAACTATAGAGCTAAACACCAGTAAATTAGCGTAAAAAAAGAACGCCGGCAAGCGTTCTTTTTCATCATTCTAGCTCGTTTCTTTTGCCGTTAAGTCACTGGCAGCCTTGATGATTTGCTCCCTTGGATGGTCTTTTTCAAGAGCAATTTCAAATACTTCATTCAGGTGTGTGACTGGAATGATTTCTATATCTGTGATTTCATTAAGTATGGTCTGCACATTTTCCTTTGGAATGATCACCTTTTTGGCACCTGCTTTTTTCGCCGCCTTCACCTTTGGATAGACACCGCCAATCGGCTTTACATTCCCATGGATACTGATTTCTCCTGTCATCGCGACCGTATTGTCCATCGGAATTTTGTAGATGGCTGAATAAATCCCTGTTGCCATTGCAATCCCTGCAGATGGACCATCGATTGGGGTACCGCCAGGGAAGTTTACATGGATGTCAAATTCATCAGCTGGAACACCCATCGATCTTAGAACAGTGATGACATTTTCAATCGAACCTCTTGCCATGCTTTTTCTGCGTATGGATTTTCCCTGTCCGCCGATGCTCTCTTCATCGACGATGCCAGTGATATTGATTGAGCCTTTATCCTTCGCTTTAATTACAGTGACTTCGATTTCAAGAAGCGCACCCGTATTTGGCCCATAAACAGCCAGTCCATTGACAAGGCCAATCGCTGACTTTTCATTGATTCTTCTTTCCATCCTTGGTGTGAGCTGGCTCGAATGGACGACCCATTCAATTTCCTCTTCTTTAATGTAGGTTCGTTCTTCGGTAATGGCCAGTCCAGCAGCAATCTGAACCATATTAACAGCTTCTCGGCCATTTCGTGCATAATTTGACAGTATTTCAATTGCCTTTTCACTCATAGTCAGTTCTACCTTTTCAGCTGCATTCCTTGCTACTTCT
This window of the Mesobacillus jeotgali genome carries:
- the lon gene encoding endopeptidase La: MANKNEHTVPLLPLRGLLVYPTMVLHLDVGREKSVQALEKAMVDDHLIYLTTQKDISIDEPGEEDLYQMGTLTRVKQMLKLPNGTIRVLVEGLSRAEIIELFDENDHYSCKVRTFEDDETKDVEDEALMRTMLEYFEQYIKMSKKISAETYASVSDIEEPGRMADIIASHLPLKLKEKQEILETIDIKDRMNRVIEIIHNEKEVLGLEKKIGQRVKRSMERTQKEYYLREQMKAIQKELGEKEGKTGEIAELTEKIELAGMPENVKETALKELDRYEKVPTTSAESAVIRNYIEWLVALPWSKSTEDDLDISKAEKILDKDHYGLEKVKERVLEYLAVQKLTNSLKGPILCLAGPPGVGKTSLARSIAKSLNRNFVRVSLGGVRDESEIRGHRRTYVGAMPGRVIQGMKKAGTINPVFLLDEIDKMSNDFRGDPSSAMLEVLDPEQNHNFSDHYIEEPYDLSKVMFIATANNLSTVPGPLLDRMEIINIAGYTEQEKLHIAKDHLLPRQIKDHGLSKSQLQMKDEAITKVIRYYTRESGVRSLERQLASICRKTAKIVVSGEKKRVIVSEKNVEDFLGKTKFRYGQAELEDQIGVATGLAYTTVGGDTLQIEVSLSPGKGKLVLTGKLGDVMKESAQAAFSYVRSKAKELDIDPDFHEKNDIHIHVPEGAVPKDGPSAGITIATALVSALSGKPIRREVGMTGEITLRGRVLPIGGLKEKSLSAHRAGLTKVICPKDNEKDIDDIPESVRKELEFVLVSHLDEVLKHALASGDSQ
- the lonB gene encoding ATP-dependent protease LonB is translated as MSWTGIALFIQLFFGIIIGLYFWNLLRNQRTQKVSIDRESRKEMEQLRKMRSVSLSEPLAEKVRPSSFKDIVGQEDGIKALKAALCGPNPQHVIIYGPPGVGKTAAARLVLEEAKQNQKSPFKKSSVFVELDATTARFDERGIADPLIGSVHDPIYQGAGAMGQAGIPQPKQGAVTNAHGGVLFIDEIGELHSIQMNKLLKVLEDRKVFLESAYYNEENTQIPSHIHDIFKNGLPADFRLVGATTRTPSEIPPAIRSRCMEVFFRELSQEEISEVARNAAEKVELTMSEKAIEILSNYARNGREAVNMVQIAAGLAITEERTYIKEEEIEWVVHSSQLTPRMERRINEKSAIGLVNGLAVYGPNTGALLEIEVTVIKAKDKGSINITGIVDEESIGGQGKSIRRKSMARGSIENVITVLRSMGVPADEFDIHVNFPGGTPIDGPSAGIAMATGIYSAIYKIPMDNTVAMTGEISIHGNVKPIGGVYPKVKAAKKAGAKKVIIPKENVQTILNEITDIEIIPVTHLNEVFEIALEKDHPREQIIKAASDLTAKETS